The following coding sequences lie in one Cannabis sativa cultivar Pink pepper isolate KNU-18-1 chromosome 5, ASM2916894v1, whole genome shotgun sequence genomic window:
- the LOC115717287 gene encoding uncharacterized protein LOC115717287 → MPMAETVKPSGSSSEGGGGQHQKNKLDREVRDMVSAITSRLTNIHKMSSNQGHDHQNNDDEDDDDNGVRIITLAGTNTGATLRGELDDNSDALHKGVEPPLLGESETMKTYVNSNFQAVNNSIMMGGSYNTNDPGVHVEISDFGEPHESNNKPEYKRGWKGKKKSKEALKSDHKSSSSD, encoded by the coding sequence atgccAATGGCTGAGACAGTCAAGCCTAGTGGCTCATCCTCAGAAGGAGGAGGAGGCCAACACCAAAAGAACAAACTCGATCGCGAAGTTAGAGATATGGTGTCAGCCATAACTAGTCGCCTTACCAACATTCACAAAATGAGCTCCAATCAAGGCCATGATCACCAAAACAACGACGATGAAGACGACGATGACAATGGTGTTAGGATCATCACTCTTGCGGGAACCAACACAGGCGCCACTCTACGTGGCGAGCTGGATGACAACTCGGACGCCCTTCATAAGGGCGTCGAGCCTCCCCTGCTCGGGGAGTCTGAGACCATGAAGACATATGTTAATAGCAACTTTCAAGCTGTTAACAACTCCATCATGATGGGTGGAAGTTACAACACCAATGATCCTGGCGTCCATGTAGAGATCTCTGATTTTGGTGAGCCTCATGAGTCTAACAATAAGCCTGAGTACAAGAGAGGATGGAAAGGTAAGAAGAAGAGTAAGGAAGCTTTAAAAAGTGACCACAAATCGTCTAGCTCTGACTGA